A region of the Mytilus trossulus isolate FHL-02 chromosome 11, PNRI_Mtr1.1.1.hap1, whole genome shotgun sequence genome:
cagaagcattctactttccaacaaatagataaaagattacATGTTCACTATTTTGtgaaactgctatattttggggccaaaaaggggtcttactgaccTGCTCCTTTGTGATATGGTCCAGTTTGAAAAGGTAAAACACTAGCATATCTAGATCTGAATGTTTAAGACTATATATccttaaaaagttttatttgagTGACAgttccttttttttctaaatatacatgtaatgtgtctaaaatataatatactacACTGTATACATGTTGGATGGAAAGAGCAGGTGCCAAcctttgttaaaatatttttgttgttttctgtttaaGATAAAATCACTCGGCATAACTTCAGACCAATGTTTGTTATGTCTGTTGTGTTTTTCTGGCGTCATTTTGTCGGGATGTTCAAtgtagtttttttcaaattattggactgttttataaattgtttatgtatTCCTTTATTGAAACTCTTATAAAACTTTTGGCCTCACTTAATCTTCTCATTACCCGTTAATTAATCATGAATTTACGAAATCGAAAGAAAACACTATACACCAATCGATCAAGGTTACTCATGAGCTCACTAAAGctcatttcaaatattgattaaaTCACCGTCAATTGAAATTCCAAATCGAAACTTAGCACTTAGacaaattattcaataaatgcACAAGGATATCAACAAATATTTCCGTGTTAtgtcagaaaaagaaaaaacctGATCTAGATTATCTTCTGTTAATACTGTAAAGTGAACAGTGAAGGGGAGAGTTTAACTTTCTTTTTCTAGTGGCATTACATGCAAATCCCAAAGCCTCATACATCTGGTTACGCCATGAACAAAACCAAATGGTAGTATACTTTGCGTAGGGCAAACAGGACATGAGTTTTTTAAACGAACACAGGCACATCTATACCGCTTCCGAAAACCTAAGAAATTCAAAAGTATAAGTTAGCAACAATTAGCTTAACACATCACATTATTAAATTCATAATATTTCAACCGCTTGAAACGATCCAGAAACAACATAGGCAATCGCATAAACAATTTGaagaattttattttggatAAATGACTTAAATAtcgtcctacatttaaaatagatTGGAAACAGTGTCGTCAAGTCACTAAAGATGTTCTTTTCTcgttttgtaaaacaaatggtGTAAACGAAGAAAAATCTGATAAAGAATCTCTTGATTCTTAtctaaataaatgtatgaatattGTAGATGAAAGCTACAGaatatcacattttgaaaataatttataagtaAATAATACAGAATAAAATACGCCTTTTTccagaataagaaataaatttcaaaaacttttaaagCGGTTTGAGTTTGTACCGGCTGATGAAACAGCCATCAATGTGGTGTTGGTATACCGTAAATACTACACGGACGTTTTAacgaatgaaattttaaattcatctacATCCAAGTCCTTTTGCTCCCAAGAGAGTCATATAGTAAACATACATATCATAACAACATCACAGCTTTAGGCTTCTTCTGAACAGTTGAAGGTCCTTAATATGTATTGGTAACCTTAACTatacaaaaacagtaaaatatcgTTTCATCTCGGCCTCTAGTAAGTGGATATTTTAGATGAATAACGTGAATTTTAAGGTCCTTTTGATGTTGTTTTTACagattttacttttcttttctttacactacacttccacacaatctaatcaaacaaaagtttccctatttaattaaatggtcCTTTGGTAAAtctaaattcaaatatatttgctgcaactcatctaaagcttttttttctaattagaAAGGTAAATATGATAGGTACACCTACTGGAGGTGTGGTGAGATGATAAAAGCTGTTAAATTTCTCATTGATAACTTGTATGTACGTTTCGACAACAAAGTTTAAGTTCTTAATTTTGCCGTTTGATTAGGTACTTTCTGTTATGTAATTTCCTCTGAGGTcggtttatttgttttttacaatttaagcTTCTGACATGATCTTTATTACATACTCGATTGAGTTCAACCAGATTTCAAATGtgtttctttaattatttttttgaataacACATATGGTTTTTGAGAAGGAATCTGCATTTCTCTTGGCTTGAATACTTGTCACACCAAACAATTATAATGATTATGAAAACTATGTTAAACGTTGTTTTTGAAGTTAAATTTAATCATCGTTTCCTgaaaatggtaattttaagtaCTTGACTGCTAAGGATATCTTTGCATTGGTCTATAAAGTTTTCTATAATGACTTCTATACCGATATTATACCTCGGTTCTATAAGAGAGAAAAGAGTTAACACTTGGATGAACATAAATATCATGACCACCAAAAATACGGAAACAATTGATGAAAAGAGATAAATCGAATTTCATAGCGATTTTCCGCCTCATTATGACATGTATGACACATTCAGTTAACTACCTATGTTCTATTAAACACAGGTGTGAATATTTTACGAATGTGTTGGTTCACCGCTATGGGTATCTGTTTCATCAATGACAACGGATATGTTGCAATGGTCGTCACAAAAACCCGACTATTTTCCCTAATTTGACCTACAGATTCAGACTTTTTTATTGGGTGTATACTAACATGAACAACAGAGGTCATCCATAATCTGGAttggggttcgtgttatttAATCAttggttttctattttgtgttcaGTGAACTTttgtttgtcgtttttttttactcatggcgttgtctgtttgttttcgacttatgagtttgaattcaTTAAAACGAAAAACGCATATCTTGATTAAAAATCTTGCGACATTAAGAAAATGATTAATGAATACATGTAACAAATGcacacatataaatatatgtttaaacttcAACAAAATtctttattataaatacaatgtaataagataaaaaatatcaaaggcaTTACAGAAATGTACGGCTCAAAATGAATGAGTCAGCGTTTAAACAGCTTATTCCAATATTAAGACTGATTTGCTTGCTGTTCTTCGAATTGATCACACTTTGCATAATATCAAAAAACATTATCACGCCAAGTATATCACGATAAGACATAATTTCACCTTGCATAGAATGATACGGCACTATCTATCCTTGATAACTAGATAAATTGTGGATGCGTTAAAACCTAATCACATGTACAGTTGTATTCACTCATTTTGCAGGCAAATACTGTTCGGTTTAGCTGTAATAAGGTCAACGATAGCATATTGGAAAGTGCATACTACatcatgttattaaaaatattctagAAATCCAAAACAtcgtattttaaaaaaaaacattccggaaatacaaaatttatattgtttgtGCACTTGTTGCTGATTTTTCACATATCAGTTTAACAAATAACAATCACGCGACTCTATTAATAAAACCTTACGTACGTAAAAATAACACAACTCGTTATTGTTGTACGATTTTACACCACGGAACATAGAATAGCAAGATGTATCGTTAAAATCCGTCGAATACAATAATATTGACGAAGATAAGTGTTCAAAGAAATACGATTTATGCAAATAGCTCATAGTTAAAGCTGCTTCCTTTAAAAACAATGCCAGAGACTACTCCGCCTAATCTTTCACATATTGTCATGCTAGGATGAACACAATGACAGCTGTCGTCGTTAGTTCCTCATCCATCGCCATGCTAAGATGAAAACAATGCCTGCAAAAATCCCTCCTATTCCACCTACAATACATAGCCCAAAGGAATAGTGGAACTTTGAAGAATCCAACGTTATGTTTCCATAAGAGTATGTTGCAAATACTATTGTTCCGATCAAGGCAAATCCACCTAAAAGAAAATGGCATATATTTTAACTGACTAGTTACTGATTTCCAAGtcaatataacttttttataggatgttgtttggtgtgagccaattctcagtgttgaagaccatactttgacctataatggttattttttacaaattgtgacttggatgagagatttgtctctttggcactcgtaccacatcttcttatatatattgtatctaCTATGACGGACAGTGCAAATTCTAAGTTGTAAGTGTTTTAAGATGGACGACCTTCTGTTATTTTAAGCGTCAGTAGACGATTACCTTTTCAATAACTGGAAGTGATATCAATTTGGATTAGATTTGAATTAGTCCAATATGAAGGAAATCCCGAACTGTCAAATGTAGAGACTTGTCAGTGCTTAAACCTCAACCGTAACACACTCGCCTCTTTCAGGCaacaaatgtcatttttaaCAAGTCGTTCACAACATATAGTGTATAATGTATGGGCTGTCCAAAGCTTTTAATGTGTCAACAATTTAATCTATATAATGTTCCCCCTTTTTCTATTTATCAACAATTTAATCTATATAATGTTCCCCCTTTTTCTATTTATCAACCATAATCAAcaagtttgtttattatatatcgAAAAATGTAATGGTCATTTTTAAATCGTTAATTACTTAACCATAatatagtttttcaaattttaaaaagtattacaTTCAAGATTAATAATCTAACTTATATAAATCTTAATACTTGACATCTCTCTGAACCCATGGCGTATACGTGGCTTTGAATATAGtcaaccaggttcaatccatcatttgcTACTTAGAAAAATTCCTGCActaagtcaggagtatgacagttgttatccattcgattGATGTGTTTTAGGTTTTGATCTTGTCATTTGATTAtcaactttccgttttgaattttccttggcgTTGATCAGTtctttgtgattttattttgtacattgtaCGTCACTAATTGctgttattaaatttattagcgtttggttgttgttttatgtgcttatttgtttgtttttacattctTTGCAGAActggttttaaaaatatacctttTCTAATTGACTTAGACTTTTCAAAGACATGAAATGGTTTTAACATATCGTGATAGAAGAAAgatttgattgaaattttgcaTCATGctaataatgtaattttataattattgaatttatgtcacaaaaaataagatttgttgttttgttatattaaatttcattttgacaTCATATGCAATTAAATCATATCATTAATATTTACCTGCAATTAAGTTAAATACACCTGTGATAGCAAACATATTTCCCTTTTCCTTGAGTACAAAAATCTTAAGGAAAGCACATGTCACAGCTACAACAAATGCTACCAGTGCCAGACTTTCAAGAACTTCGGCAGCTATCATATGGGCATCACTTACTGGTAATTCTGcaatattgtattataaaaatcaggcgaaaaaaatatatatgttgtaattCGTTTCGGGGTGTATTTATTACCGTTTGTTTTTCTTGCACATTAGTTATTGTTTTCCTCATATGTTATATGTGATgtgtttctctcagttttactttgttacccggatttatTTTCCCTCAATCTATTTATGACTTTCGAGCGGCGGTTTATTACTGTTTATTTAGGATATCTATTGATGAAAACGCTGAAATTTAGACAGGTTTTCTCATTATGTCCGACTCTCTTTTGTATTTtagtattttcaattttgtcaattttctaCCAGAGAGGGCCTGATAAAACGAAAGcataatatatattaagcttactgaatcccaggtcattttgttttttttgttttattgctgtaaaatttaagaattaaatatCATACATAATGCGGCATTGAAAAGTAGAACGACAAACAAACCCTATACACAAATATTTCTTGTGTCTATGTCTAAAATTCAGTCGTCTTATTGTCTTATTTGTCTTTTACAACAATAaacttaaataatttgaattcatttattttcgtgaattaaggaaaacttgcatattcgtggatattcaATTTCTTGGTCATGTCAAAGTCTGTTTATATTCCTTTAGAGAATTAAGTGCTATCATTATAGTATCGAATGGAGTCAGTGAAAGATTATTGGCGGGAACAGTcaaactttcaaataaaatgtttacctctatgaaatatcgaaaaatcagtaaaaatctAAAAGTAATATGCATAATATTATCGTAATTTCCATAATAACATAAGGTATTTAATGATTTAGAGAAGAAACATGAGAACAATTATTTCTATACATTTCATTGAAGTTACCTTTGTCATCCAGTGTATGATTAATGATGTGAATAACTTACTATATAATTGTGTAGTAAGAAACATAATACATGATGTACATGTGTTTATTCTTGTTTTCGATATCACGAATAACCGCAcattacattttgtctaaaacaACCGCATACTTTACAGTTTATTGAACTCAGTTTAAATATATAAGTGCGTATAcgtatttgtttatgttaagtTTCGCTAAAAGAATAGTTGACTTCCattattgttaaatattcaattttaagtTGCCATCATACGGTAACAGTGACTTGATTTTTTGAAGATTATCAGGTTGTCTGCAAAATGATATTGTAACACCATGTCGACACATTATAatgctttttgatctcgtttgCTGCACTAACTTGACAAAAAAGCTTCATATTGTAAATCGCCGCAAATAGTTGACAGTATCAATATGCAAATCACCTGGTAATTGATTTATCGGGCTGTATCTTGCGTCTTTTGtgaatgtttttcttttgatttcatCAGCAACCGGAAATTGACTTGATGAGTTCGGGTCAATTTTATCAACGTCGGCACATACTAATGACCTCGCTCatatgtccgggtcaaagttattaatgCCGGTTCAAAGTATTTGACGTCACGATGCCGTGATATggaataatattaagatttGACCAGAGTGATATCGACAGTGGGACGAGCGATAATTATAGGTTATCGTTggttatctcaacgagattgattttatCGCTCGAGTCGGTCACGGCAAAAGCGAGAAAAGCATTCGAGTTAAGATGAACAATGCTAATCTGTTTAgtgctattttacctatgacgacgttgtcaatttcattagcatcGCCACGTGGCTCCTTGGTTTCCTAGCGAttattttccatctcaagcgagtagcatgcatgatatgaaaattatcccaaatgaaaatcaaaggaaaaatgataaaaaaagcgATAATGCAAAATATCATTAGAAgtctatataaaatatttaaggcCAATAAAGACATACCTGTATAATAAGAACACGCTTCTACACCTTTTGATTGGTAACATGATTTCCATAATCCCATATGAATAACATCTCCAAATGTATACCAATATGTTGTTGAGAATGCTATTATATGCAGCAGGAATGATAAAGTGGTAATAGCAACTCCCCCAATAACCATCGGTGGAAAGGTAGACATCATGAAATATCAGTGTGTGTAGTGTTCaaactttcaaatttcaaaCGGCAACACATATAATGtggttttataaaattatgttcgCAATGGTATTTATAagtgatatttcaaattttctatCCGTCGTTTTATAGTAAGTAAATGCACGATGACGTATAATGTACTTAGTTAGAAGACGCAAACGGATATAGGAGTTTTATTACCAGAAAGGCAGGGAGtgcttttataaaattatagtttacgtcgtttttatttttgtatgtgtatggtattttaaaatacttaCTGTTTCTAATAAACTCTACACTTTTACTTTCGATAAATTAGGATTTTTGGGAAACTAATTTTGGAAAATGATAacttgttttcttcaaaatgacATGTGTACAGGTGAACTTCCAATTAAAATGTTCAAGATATCTGACTTTTGTAAGGTCCTGGTAATGAAACTTCGACAAAACGACGCACTAACAAATATGAGTATATGTAAAAATCCTGTGTGCTTTGCTAACTAGCAATTCGACCATTTTGCCTAAACATGTAGACAGCTATTTCAATAGGattattatctccccttaaataaaactggaaatGACGCAACGTTAGATATTGCAACTACCACGAAAAATAGcactaaagaaatatttgacgggaaaatttttattgaaatgctgtaataaatatttcaaatcatacatgaaaataaagattgattctTGAATTTTCACATTATAATAGAGAAAGAAACAAAGTATAATATTCATAATCTTAGAAAGACTAAGAGTGTAAGCTCACAAAATtcgaattgaaaaataatttgagCCACATAGCAATAGATTTGCAATGTCTTGCTGAAATGTCCGAGTTAAACTTTCCATACCCAACTATATCAGTCCTATTCAGGACCGATAACTCTGTCGATAGATATTATCGGGTttacaatattgttaaaatcaGACCAATCATATTATACGTCTCTGTTGGAATGTatgtaataactttttttttacacaatttaaactttatatcgATGCATTGCCTGGATTCagctttaaatattgaattaaaaaaaatataacaattaaatcattttcaatgatcgaaattcatttaaattaaaatttgaattagcatatttctttaaaataattatagaaacatataaatatttgaatgccttttaagcaaaaaatgttttttttaaagaaattttcataatattcatattttcctAAAGTTTATTATGAAACAAACTTCTTCTGATTTGACACGGGAAGaagaagatatttatttgtacatttatgaaaacttttgtatattacaaaatttaaactctggtaatacatgtatacacactgACAGGATGTTGAATGTCACCTGGTTGCTTTTGGTTTGCACGTCTACCTGACAATATATTATGATGTAACATTATAACCCAAGTTAGATTTCACCTGTTCGGTCAAGGAATGAAATTTTGaaggtatagaatatttatctattatatttggtcattatttttttttctcttaggatgaaaacttttttttttagttttaaaaggaatgtataaatatatttctaaagaaagataaaatatacagaaaacttgAAAAACACCATTAAAAAACGAAGggaattgtttttattatagatattgtAAACTATTTTCTGGTAACATTATCTCCTAGAtctgtcaaaataaatgttcccgtgtcacattttttgtttattaagaaattttgaaatcaatgatatcgaaatatcactaaagtaaaataacagaaacatcagagattcttaataaaaaaattaaaataatctagGAAAGTCTTAATATAGAAATCATTGATTTGATGCAACATTTCCAAATGATACAtcagccgccattttgaaaaatctcgGAAAATTCCCTTTTTTTAATCGATGTTTGATCGAATTTGCCctgaaattaaactgttttaagtACTATTTTTCGCCAgctatatgtttgaatatacttaatcgatttgcaaagtttgtgttttatttacagaatttctttatttgttgtaaaagtaGACATGGGTATCGGTAATTTAGCATTGAGTCAACGGAGAAATGACGAGAAAAAGTGCATGTTTTACCATTCCAATTTGACcgaatttaatcaaaaattaaacgGTTAGGACCAACattgtttgatagaaatatgtttgaatatcaagGATTGATTTGCAAAAGTAAGAAAACGGATCAGGTTTATGAGAAAATAAAGCTTTATTGAAgcatatatgcattttatatggggaaatataatacaaaatggcggctattatacgtcacaaaagtcacgtgatgtctaACTTAGTTGGATATGATGCCTTCACAAAACTTTTAGGGGCAAAAAAACAGAGATTTGATTTCGTGGAGATTATTTTTAAGCTTTGATAACTATACcaataaaaagtacttttaaagTTGAAGTTGGTACACCAAATAGCCTTAAGATTACATGGTTATCTATAAAAATACGAATTAATGAAAGTGTCTTGCAATTTTGTCCGTTATCATAATTTGATGTCGCCACAACTAATCAAGCGTAATATGCTAGGTACGGCATGATCTGTATTCTTGTGTTCCTTCCTCAACTAAATGTAAATGCCCTGctttcaacaaaacaaaatgatacacacattaaaaacaaaaactatctttaaaaaagatatccaacgtatttaaatttgagtatatgtttaaaactatcattttgaTAACATTCGTAAGCACActgacttaatgatgcaggaccACTTTAATGAAATCTCAATCTGAATGTTACTACAAGAAATTCTTTTCTAAGTCTGGTTATATTAAGGCaattatatataagaatattgttatGACAcctacaatttttatttgtcaaaaaatctagtgcaaataaaaagaaacaaatatacatttactactATTATCATCAGACTTAATTCATGGTTAACAAAGCTAGAAACTATTAGAAGTATAAgtagtatctttctgtttacattcaccaaaaccccgcggaaatctcacatgcgtaggtgcgtcctaaaagtcatgtaccagatgtacgttcgtacaacaaagttaatattaaaaattatataatggtcccgaataaacagctgtcatggatgcaaagaactataggagaaacaattattttaataaaaatataagtctttgtaagatctagttcaaatatttatagtttttcacttgctttccatcacgatataattttcgagacgtttttttcaaacacaaccaaatcacccaccatgacaggattttgtccaatcacagaaaggattttcgggCATGCGTAGCCTGTTGTCATAGtgaagcgtccttaagttcaaagtgcccaaaccgaaactataccgactacgtcggaaaaaaagtaagaaaacctCAGTATCATAACTATGAGCTATTGTATGTCTCTGCTTGAATAAAATCATACTCGGGTTAAATAAATAATGCAGCAAAATTCCTCCAAAAACACATTACTACTAGCAGTAAAATTGAATAGCctatattatatgtaaattataaaatcatattggATTGGATTCTCACGGcatttatacttgtttattaTACTTTGCATTTACCCAAAAAGGAAAGCAGGAAGAAATAGATAGTGTGTTTTCCAATTTAACGTCATTTTTCTGTT
Encoded here:
- the LOC134691703 gene encoding uncharacterized protein LOC134691703 produces the protein MMSTFPPMVIGGVAITTLSFLLHIIAFSTTYWYTFGDVIHMGLWKSCYQSKGVEACSYYTELPVSDAHMIAAEVLESLALVAFVVAVTCAFLKIFVLKEKGNMFAITGVFNLIAGGFALIGTIVFATYSYGNITLDSSKFHYSFGLCIVGGIGGIFAGIVFILAWRWMRN